The following proteins come from a genomic window of Neptunomonas concharum:
- the orn gene encoding oligoribonuclease: MSRKDNLIWIDLEMTGLDPEHDYIIEIATIVTDADLNVLAEGPSLVIHQPDSVLDSMNEWCVKQHGQSGLTQRVRESDISEREAEQQTIAFLMEYVDKGSSPMCGNSIGQDRRFLYRYMPELEAFFHYRNLDVSSVKELARRWRPDVLSSLRKKGSHLALDDIRDSIAELQHYREHFFK, translated from the coding sequence ATGTCGCGAAAGGATAATCTCATCTGGATTGATCTGGAAATGACCGGACTCGACCCAGAACATGATTATATTATTGAGATCGCTACGATAGTAACGGATGCTGATCTGAACGTGTTGGCGGAGGGCCCATCGCTTGTTATTCATCAGCCTGATTCTGTGCTGGATAGCATGAATGAGTGGTGTGTGAAGCAACACGGTCAATCAGGGTTGACTCAGAGGGTGAGAGAAAGTGATATATCCGAGCGCGAAGCGGAGCAGCAAACTATCGCTTTTTTGATGGAGTACGTGGATAAAGGGAGTTCGCCCATGTGCGGTAATAGTATTGGGCAGGATCGTCGCTTCTTATATCGTTATATGCCTGAATTAGAGGCGTTCTTCCATTATCGTAATTTGGACGTCAGCTCTGTAAAGGAGCTGGCTCGTCGTTGGCGGCCTGATGTATTGAGTAGTTTACGCAAGAAAGGCTCCCACCTGGCATTGGATGATATTCGGGACTCCATTGCGGAGTTACAGCACTACCGAGAGCATTTTTTTAAGTGA
- the queG gene encoding tRNA epoxyqueuosine(34) reductase QueG, whose protein sequence is MNRNDLSPDQLQALAQQIHLWASELGFQQCGIVDPNLEQAYEDLQSWLKKDYHGEMSYLAAHEGKRKYPYELVPGSCRIISVRMDYTPPAFSALQLLKQPDKAYIARYTLGRDYHKTLRKRLTELGKKIHEHVEDLGYRAFVDSAPVMERPIAQQAGIGWTGKHTLILNRQAGSWFFLGELFINLPLPTDPPVERSHCGKCTACLDICPTNAFPKPYVLDATRCISYLTIEKKGSIPEELRPLIGNRIFGCDDCQLICPWNRFAKLTKEADFYPRHELDSASLLTLFKWDEATFLKNTEGSAIRRTGYEGWLRNLAVAIGNSSGGQAAIEELEAKRPLCSDMVIEHIDWAIERLRSGIASISPIQLR, encoded by the coding sequence GTGAACAGAAACGATTTATCCCCCGATCAGCTTCAAGCACTGGCCCAACAAATACACCTTTGGGCAAGCGAACTAGGCTTTCAACAATGCGGTATTGTTGATCCTAATCTAGAACAAGCCTACGAAGATCTGCAGTCATGGCTGAAGAAGGACTACCATGGAGAGATGAGTTATCTGGCAGCTCATGAGGGTAAGCGTAAGTACCCATATGAGCTGGTGCCAGGGAGTTGCCGCATTATCAGCGTTCGTATGGACTATACACCACCTGCGTTTTCAGCATTACAACTACTCAAACAGCCTGATAAAGCCTATATCGCTCGCTACACTTTGGGACGAGATTACCACAAGACACTACGCAAACGCCTAACAGAGCTGGGAAAAAAAATTCATGAACATGTGGAGGATTTAGGCTATCGAGCTTTTGTAGATAGCGCCCCTGTCATGGAGCGTCCTATTGCCCAACAAGCCGGTATCGGCTGGACAGGCAAACACACCCTGATTTTAAATCGCCAAGCCGGGTCTTGGTTTTTCCTTGGTGAGCTATTTATTAATCTCCCGTTGCCTACCGATCCACCTGTTGAGCGTTCACATTGCGGGAAATGCACCGCATGCCTTGATATTTGTCCCACCAATGCTTTTCCAAAACCTTATGTACTAGATGCAACACGCTGTATCTCTTACCTGACGATTGAAAAAAAGGGCTCCATCCCCGAAGAACTTCGCCCTCTCATCGGCAATCGAATCTTTGGTTGCGACGACTGCCAATTGATATGCCCCTGGAACCGCTTTGCCAAACTTACCAAAGAAGCAGATTTCTACCCTCGTCATGAACTAGATAGCGCCTCACTATTAACACTTTTCAAATGGGATGAAGCGACGTTTTTAAAGAATACCGAAGGCTCCGCCATTCGCCGTACCGGTTATGAAGGCTGGTTACGTAACTTAGCGGTGGCAATAGGAAACAGCAGCGGTGGCCAGGCAGCCATTGAAGAGCTAGAAGCAAAACGCCCCTTATGCTCAGATATGGTGATCGAGCATATTGACTGGGCAATTGAGCGGCTCAGGAGCGGGATAGCCTCTATCTCACCCATTCAACTGAGATAA
- a CDS encoding M48 family metallopeptidase, whose amino-acid sequence MAPHLKYLTAYPDTVQHQVLALIENKKLGDFLKQRHADTHSISNDRALREYVMALKNRYMKSSPPLSKIMYDGKIHVIHNALGTHSYVTRIQGSKLKSKNEIRISSIFKNAPAAFLNMIVVHELAHLKEKAHNKGFYQLCEHMLPEYHQLEFEMRLYLTHLETEGIAQLT is encoded by the coding sequence ATGGCACCACATCTGAAATACCTCACAGCTTATCCCGACACTGTACAGCACCAAGTATTAGCGCTCATTGAAAACAAAAAGTTAGGCGATTTTTTAAAACAACGCCACGCTGATACCCACTCCATCAGCAATGATAGAGCATTACGGGAATATGTTATGGCACTCAAAAATCGCTATATGAAGAGTTCGCCACCACTGAGTAAAATCATGTATGACGGCAAGATTCATGTCATCCACAATGCGCTGGGGACCCACAGCTATGTCACACGTATTCAAGGCAGCAAACTAAAAAGCAAAAATGAGATCAGGATCAGCAGTATTTTCAAAAATGCTCCCGCCGCCTTCCTCAACATGATAGTGGTTCACGAGCTCGCTCATCTCAAAGAAAAAGCGCACAATAAAGGTTTCTATCAACTATGCGAGCACATGTTGCCTGAATACCATCAACTGGAATTTGAGATGAGGCTCTATTTAACGCATCTTGAAACAGAAGGCATAGCTCAACTAACCTAA
- the rsgA gene encoding small ribosomal subunit biogenesis GTPase RsgA, translating into MAKRKLTRRQAWRIDKIQQERAERAARKDDRVEQQLEGGDLGPEQEGLIISHFGKQVDVEAQQGDKTGEIIRCHLRTNLGQLVTGDRVVWRAGLEHGVVVAALPRISELVRPTNHGELKPVAANIDRIIITFAVEPTPFANLIDRYLVAAELSDIEPVLLLNKADLITEENRSFIDDLLARYEAIGYRVLTASTTEAQGLEALLKELDGKISVFVGQSGVGKSSLINVLLPGVDIKVGALSEQTRKGKHTTTTARLFHFPNGGDLIDSPGIREFALWHIQPEKLLEGFVEFRPFLGHCKFRDCKHEQEPGCAILEAIEQGKISASRMESYQRILTSLLEQG; encoded by the coding sequence ATGGCAAAACGTAAACTGACGCGCCGCCAAGCATGGCGTATTGATAAAATTCAGCAGGAACGTGCCGAACGCGCTGCGCGTAAAGATGACCGTGTTGAACAACAATTAGAAGGCGGGGATCTGGGGCCAGAACAGGAAGGGTTGATCATCTCCCACTTTGGTAAACAGGTCGATGTGGAAGCCCAGCAAGGGGACAAAACAGGCGAAATCATTCGCTGCCACCTACGTACAAATTTAGGGCAGCTGGTTACCGGGGATCGGGTAGTTTGGAGAGCAGGTCTTGAGCACGGTGTCGTTGTAGCTGCGCTACCTCGCATCAGTGAACTCGTCAGACCCACCAACCATGGTGAACTCAAACCGGTTGCCGCCAATATTGATCGCATCATTATTACTTTTGCAGTCGAGCCTACTCCTTTTGCCAACTTGATTGATCGTTATCTTGTCGCTGCAGAACTGAGTGATATTGAACCCGTCTTGCTTTTAAACAAGGCCGACTTAATCACAGAAGAGAACCGATCTTTTATCGATGACTTACTCGCCAGATATGAAGCGATTGGTTATCGGGTTTTAACGGCTTCAACAACTGAAGCTCAGGGGTTGGAAGCGCTCCTGAAAGAGCTAGATGGCAAGATTAGTGTTTTTGTAGGCCAATCGGGTGTGGGCAAGTCATCTTTAATTAATGTATTGCTTCCCGGTGTCGACATAAAGGTAGGAGCACTCTCGGAGCAAACCCGAAAAGGCAAACACACAACGACGACTGCTCGATTGTTTCATTTCCCCAACGGGGGTGATCTGATTGATTCTCCGGGTATACGCGAGTTTGCGCTTTGGCATATTCAACCGGAAAAACTCCTAGAAGGCTTCGTAGAGTTCCGCCCTTTTCTTGGACACTGCAAGTTTCGGGACTGCAAACATGAACAGGAGCCAGGTTGCGCTATACTGGAAGCCATAGAGCAAGGCAAAATCAGCGCATCCCGAATGGAGAGCTACCAACGAATTCTGACCTCGTTACTAGAACAAGGTTAA
- a CDS encoding HDOD domain-containing protein yields MEEQESRQDLAKQNDEIQTSKESSILFGRDAWVGYLKDKPFPIRASSLKKLKALLGKDSTMISHLTALVKSDPVLCLHVVRAAEVRHAEKNSHVTSIDHAVSSLGIDPLIELAHTLQAVKLNPSSVQQKQYLRTVANSHHAAYQALTWNRMKNQPFGEEVYLASLFYSIGLWALWLNAPLHMHQVNIKIWEENIDPTLAEHDVLGCTMQQISMGLSQAWGLSDLTLQAQNPETSPSKGMLAKLHQRALGDPRLSDQELRELNHLTLERSFPIKLANWLSLIVSRGWRSTRNVKTTDIISDYLGLDNDATLALLHRLCAEASREYHVPGTLAPAAEMLMIASDVTGHYKLGNRELELLSRQYPKPEKPKPKPKTVVKPSKEAPLKTHQEDILENSLVFTQTAERMLKGYHLYTKPVHILQGLTQGLVQGVGFPRLALNVVNQKKHIMKAAQVVGIEPDHPFASYEIDLQIPSIFKKLCDKPGCIWVTNENKAQYKKLMPDAYSNFLPQNDCLLMSVFREDGAVAIIYADAGEEGLPFTKFHFERFKYLCSAATLALKRMAK; encoded by the coding sequence ATGGAAGAGCAGGAATCACGCCAAGACCTTGCAAAACAAAACGATGAAATACAAACATCGAAAGAAAGCTCGATACTTTTCGGGAGAGATGCGTGGGTAGGTTATCTCAAAGATAAACCTTTCCCTATACGCGCAAGCAGCCTCAAAAAGCTGAAAGCCTTACTTGGTAAAGACTCCACCATGATCAGCCACTTAACCGCACTGGTAAAGTCTGATCCCGTTCTTTGTCTTCATGTTGTGAGAGCAGCAGAGGTACGTCACGCAGAAAAAAACTCCCACGTTACCAGCATAGACCATGCTGTTTCCTCTTTAGGGATTGACCCACTAATCGAACTTGCCCACACCTTACAAGCGGTTAAGCTAAACCCGTCCAGCGTTCAGCAAAAGCAATATTTAAGAACTGTAGCTAACAGCCACCATGCTGCTTATCAGGCACTCACATGGAACCGCATGAAAAACCAACCCTTTGGAGAAGAGGTTTATCTTGCATCACTCTTTTACTCCATTGGCTTGTGGGCTCTTTGGCTTAACGCTCCTCTTCACATGCACCAAGTGAATATTAAAATCTGGGAAGAGAACATCGACCCAACCTTAGCCGAGCATGATGTTCTCGGCTGCACCATGCAACAAATATCGATGGGGTTATCGCAAGCCTGGGGACTTTCGGATTTGACCTTGCAAGCTCAAAATCCTGAGACCTCCCCTTCTAAAGGAATGCTGGCAAAACTACATCAACGCGCTTTGGGTGATCCTCGTCTGAGTGACCAAGAGTTAAGAGAACTTAACCACCTGACACTAGAACGCAGCTTTCCCATTAAGCTCGCAAACTGGCTCTCCTTAATTGTCAGCCGGGGTTGGCGTAGCACGCGTAATGTAAAAACAACTGATATCATCAGTGACTACTTGGGGCTGGATAATGATGCCACGCTAGCCCTTCTCCACCGTTTATGTGCTGAGGCTTCTAGAGAATACCATGTACCCGGCACCCTCGCTCCTGCAGCAGAAATGCTCATGATTGCCTCCGATGTCACAGGGCATTACAAATTGGGAAATCGTGAGCTGGAGCTATTAAGTCGCCAATATCCTAAGCCAGAGAAACCAAAGCCCAAACCAAAAACCGTGGTAAAGCCTAGCAAAGAAGCGCCACTGAAAACCCATCAGGAAGATATTCTGGAAAATTCTTTAGTGTTCACCCAAACAGCTGAAAGAATGCTAAAAGGCTATCACTTATATACAAAACCCGTACATATTTTGCAGGGGCTAACACAAGGTCTTGTACAAGGCGTCGGATTTCCACGTCTAGCATTAAATGTTGTCAATCAGAAAAAACACATCATGAAAGCGGCTCAAGTGGTCGGAATAGAGCCCGATCATCCCTTCGCCAGCTACGAGATTGACTTACAGATTCCTAGCATTTTCAAAAAACTGTGTGACAAACCCGGTTGTATCTGGGTGACCAACGAAAATAAAGCGCAGTACAAAAAGCTTATGCCGGATGCCTACAGCAATTTCCTGCCTCAAAATGATTGTTTACTGATGTCAGTTTTCAGAGAAGACGGCGCGGTTGCTATCATCTATGCTGATGCTGGAGAAGAGGGCTTGCCCTTTACCAAGTTCCATTTTGAGCGCTTTAAGTACCTATGTTCGGCCGCCACGCTTGCCCTGAAACGCATGGCAAAATGA
- a CDS encoding DMT family transporter: protein MSTSTSSTSESTHLWPIYLKLTGVSMLWGGTFIAGHQLSESLPPILSAIARFSIAALLLSIWLRKQEGCFPSLNQRQFLSIIALGATGIFLYNLCFFAALSELPASRTALLVSLNPIVTALLLGTIMGERLGLIRWIGIGLAFIGAAIIVSRGDLLGAFEDLSSAFGLGELYMMGGVFSWAAYTIIGRYTLKGLSPLAATTYAAISGLIMLIGMMVLNPPELSGYIFHWHHLVAIIYLGAFGTVIGFVWYYQGVKAIGPSSTAIFNNLVPVFGVLLASFLLKEAILPSMIIGGAIVVVGVTITNRGKLFK, encoded by the coding sequence ATGAGCACATCAACATCCTCTACATCAGAATCCACACACCTTTGGCCGATCTATCTGAAACTAACTGGCGTCTCTATGCTTTGGGGAGGAACCTTTATTGCGGGGCATCAACTTTCAGAAAGCCTCCCACCGATACTTTCAGCCATCGCCCGCTTTAGTATCGCTGCACTACTGCTATCTATTTGGCTAAGAAAGCAAGAAGGATGCTTCCCCTCTTTGAATCAGCGTCAGTTTTTATCCATCATCGCATTGGGGGCAACCGGTATTTTTTTATACAACCTATGCTTCTTCGCGGCCTTATCAGAACTGCCTGCAAGTCGGACAGCGCTATTAGTTTCTTTAAATCCTATTGTTACTGCCTTGCTTTTAGGGACAATCATGGGGGAACGATTAGGCTTAATTCGTTGGATCGGTATTGGGTTAGCTTTTATCGGAGCCGCAATCATTGTTAGCCGAGGGGACTTGCTTGGTGCGTTTGAAGATTTATCCAGCGCCTTTGGCCTGGGCGAACTGTATATGATGGGTGGAGTTTTCAGCTGGGCAGCCTATACAATTATTGGACGATATACCCTAAAGGGCCTCAGCCCCCTTGCCGCTACGACTTACGCCGCCATATCTGGTTTAATCATGCTGATTGGTATGATGGTTTTAAACCCTCCAGAGCTATCGGGCTATATTTTCCACTGGCATCATCTGGTGGCCATTATATATCTAGGTGCTTTTGGGACGGTCATCGGTTTTGTCTGGTATTATCAGGGTGTAAAAGCTATTGGCCCATCAAGCACAGCGATCTTCAATAACCTTGTACCGGTCTTTGGGGTATTACTTGCCAGCTTTTTACTCAAGGAAGCTATCTTGCCTTCGATGATTATAGGCGGAGCAATTGTCGTTGTAGGCGTAACCATTACCAACCGCGGTAAGTTGTTTAAGTAA
- the asd gene encoding archaetidylserine decarboxylase (Phosphatidylserine decarboxylase is synthesized as a single chain precursor. Generation of the pyruvoyl active site from a Ser is coupled to cleavage of a Gly-Ser bond between the larger (beta) and smaller (alpha chains). It is an integral membrane protein.) encodes MKSSLFILFQHLVPQHWLSRIVGKLADCEAPWVKNRFISWFAKKYQINMSEALEEIPTAYASFNAFFTRELKPGVRPIDETERAVVSPADGAFSQLGDIEYGRIFQAKGQSYGLTTLLGGDEKTAAPFKNGYFATIYLSPRDYHRVHMPITGTLRETIYVPGDLFSVNQTTAENVDQLFARNERLVAIFDTEAGPMAMVLVGAMIVAGIETVWAGQVAPVLKQATRQTYLPQEQAPIVLEKGQEMGRFKLGSTVILVFGPEAIEWVDTIKATSPVKLGEKIATLT; translated from the coding sequence GTGAAGTCTTCACTATTTATCTTGTTTCAACATCTCGTCCCTCAACATTGGCTATCCCGTATAGTCGGCAAGCTTGCAGACTGTGAAGCTCCGTGGGTTAAAAATCGCTTTATTAGCTGGTTTGCCAAAAAATACCAAATCAATATGAGCGAAGCGCTGGAAGAAATCCCAACGGCATATGCCTCATTCAACGCATTTTTCACTCGCGAACTGAAACCGGGCGTCCGGCCAATAGATGAGACAGAAAGAGCGGTAGTTAGCCCTGCCGATGGCGCGTTTAGTCAATTAGGCGATATCGAATATGGACGCATCTTCCAAGCAAAGGGACAAAGCTACGGCCTAACCACCCTTTTAGGTGGAGATGAGAAAACCGCAGCCCCCTTTAAAAATGGTTATTTTGCCACCATATACCTATCACCCCGTGACTATCATAGAGTGCATATGCCCATAACAGGCACATTGCGCGAAACTATCTATGTTCCTGGGGATCTATTTTCTGTTAACCAAACCACCGCAGAAAATGTAGACCAGTTATTTGCGCGAAATGAGCGCTTGGTTGCCATTTTCGATACAGAAGCAGGCCCTATGGCTATGGTTTTGGTTGGCGCAATGATTGTGGCGGGAATTGAAACCGTTTGGGCCGGACAGGTTGCCCCTGTACTTAAGCAAGCGACCCGACAAACCTACCTGCCGCAGGAGCAAGCACCTATTGTGCTTGAAAAAGGACAAGAGATGGGTCGTTTTAAACTCGGCTCTACCGTAATACTCGTTTTCGGACCTGAAGCGATTGAATGGGTTGATACAATCAAAGCGACCTCGCCTGTAAAACTCGGCGAAAAGATTGCAACCTTAACGTGA
- a CDS encoding sulfurtransferase produces MLLPLVIDPVQLFEKLNHPDLILIDLSSEENYRLGHIPGAININPNRLLSGSPPIPNKLPSLLQLKQLLAEAGISESSHVVVYDDQLGPWAGRFIWSMHCVGLYQASFLNGQLAAWNIAGYPTEQQANLSIPVVELPLVLNAHLIADKDAIVDQLNSEQISIWDARSAPEFSGEKVINAIKGGHIPGAHWLEWTDTLVSQDPPRLASSHQLQQMIKAAGIEMEKTVITHCQTHRRSGLTYIAALHAGIKDIRCYDGSWFEWGNLTDTPVER; encoded by the coding sequence ATGCTGTTGCCTCTGGTGATTGATCCTGTTCAGTTATTTGAGAAGCTGAACCACCCAGACTTGATCCTGATCGACCTCTCGTCAGAAGAGAATTACCGCCTAGGGCATATACCCGGCGCCATAAACATAAACCCTAACCGACTACTCAGTGGTAGCCCTCCAATTCCTAACAAACTTCCGAGCCTCCTACAGTTGAAACAACTACTGGCAGAAGCGGGCATCTCAGAAAGTAGCCATGTAGTGGTCTATGATGATCAATTAGGACCATGGGCAGGAAGATTCATTTGGAGTATGCATTGTGTTGGGCTTTATCAAGCATCATTTTTGAATGGGCAACTAGCGGCATGGAATATCGCTGGCTACCCTACAGAGCAACAAGCCAACCTAAGCATCCCTGTTGTTGAGCTCCCTTTGGTTCTAAACGCCCACCTGATTGCCGATAAAGACGCCATAGTGGATCAGCTAAACAGCGAACAAATATCCATCTGGGATGCACGCTCAGCGCCCGAATTTAGTGGCGAGAAAGTGATCAATGCGATCAAAGGGGGGCATATTCCAGGGGCTCATTGGCTGGAGTGGACAGATACGCTTGTTTCTCAAGATCCACCACGACTTGCCTCGTCTCACCAGCTTCAACAGATGATTAAAGCAGCAGGCATCGAAATGGAGAAAACGGTTATCACCCACTGCCAAACCCATCGCCGCTCAGGGCTTACGTATATAGCCGCGCTACATGCTGGCATTAAAGATATCCGTTGCTACGATGGCTCTTGGTTTGAATGGGGCAACCTAACTGATACCCCCGTCGAGCGATAA
- a CDS encoding LysR family transcriptional regulator yields MTETQLAIFVEVADQRSFTVAALRLGISQSAVSHAIGMLEKELGVRLFRRSKMEISLTDIGSRLLLRAREVGGIFESIRQEAADARGMRTGTLRIGSFGPTASLRLLPPLLDKFKQRYPGVEVHIDEGEDSEVIQWLRDRRVDLGFVVLPEEQFETLHLVTDQMVALLPRNHPHALQSSIALSDLCSDPFVLTEAGSAKIVMDLFDRHHLSPRIRYKSSQIVSTLAYIQRGEAVTILAQMALPAQLGEGVVALPLNPPLPRLVGLAYHNQRQISPVTQAFIKLAGKMDFPLSQLNG; encoded by the coding sequence ATGACTGAAACTCAATTGGCTATTTTTGTCGAGGTGGCTGACCAGCGAAGCTTTACGGTAGCAGCGTTACGATTAGGTATTAGCCAGTCAGCGGTATCACATGCTATCGGGATGCTGGAGAAAGAGTTGGGTGTTCGGCTGTTTAGACGCTCAAAAATGGAGATATCGCTGACTGATATTGGTTCGCGATTATTGTTGCGAGCCCGCGAAGTTGGCGGGATTTTTGAATCTATTCGTCAAGAAGCTGCAGATGCGCGTGGTATGAGAACTGGCACCTTGCGCATTGGGTCTTTTGGGCCAACGGCTTCACTCAGGCTGTTACCTCCTCTACTAGATAAGTTCAAACAGCGTTACCCAGGTGTTGAGGTGCATATTGATGAGGGAGAGGATTCCGAAGTCATACAGTGGCTTCGGGATCGTCGCGTGGATCTAGGGTTTGTTGTGTTACCTGAAGAGCAGTTTGAAACACTGCATTTAGTGACTGATCAGATGGTGGCCTTGTTACCCCGCAATCATCCCCATGCTTTACAATCTTCCATCGCATTATCTGATTTATGCTCAGACCCGTTTGTATTAACGGAGGCTGGGTCGGCGAAAATCGTGATGGATCTGTTTGATAGACATCATCTGTCGCCGAGGATTCGTTATAAAAGTTCACAAATCGTTAGTACGCTTGCATATATACAGCGTGGAGAAGCGGTGACTATTCTTGCCCAGATGGCCTTGCCTGCTCAATTGGGAGAGGGGGTAGTGGCGCTGCCCCTGAACCCTCCGTTGCCTCGCCTGGTTGGACTGGCCTATCACAATCAACGTCAAATATCTCCAGTGACGCAGGCGTTTATAAAGCTTGCTGGTAAGATGGACTTTCCGTTATCTCAGTTGAATGGGTGA
- a CDS encoding YacL family protein, producing MEYEFTFDQYEQPLARFDMGSEAFSPWFTDECNTPLKAKQLLEVITQLEQKQRQAFTLIGTEYKLSINQQGAEVSALNLEDEFSDELPEGTNPYDAELQAGCGLEDFKEALTSWLAFLTNH from the coding sequence GTGGAATACGAATTTACCTTTGATCAATACGAACAACCTTTAGCCCGTTTTGATATGGGCTCAGAAGCTTTTTCCCCATGGTTTACGGATGAATGCAATACGCCCTTAAAGGCCAAGCAGCTGCTTGAAGTCATCACTCAATTAGAGCAAAAGCAGCGCCAAGCATTTACCCTCATCGGGACAGAATACAAATTATCTATTAACCAGCAAGGTGCGGAAGTTTCGGCGTTAAACCTAGAGGACGAATTTTCAGACGAGCTGCCTGAGGGTACGAATCCCTATGATGCAGAGCTACAAGCCGGTTGTGGCTTAGAAGACTTTAAAGAAGCTCTGACCTCTTGGTTGGCCTTTCTCACTAATCATTGA
- a CDS encoding YgfZ/GcvT domain-containing protein translates to MSAWNTLSETFGFTFDPESNAITHTSAAESQTRIVPLVQQRVISVIGPDAEKFLQGQLTCNMAETVQLGSRLGAHCNIKGSMIALYRAISVEGGFWLRLHHESAEAALKNLRKYIVFSKAEALDESNNILGLGLIGPGAASLVEKICDLVPTETDKVVSAGQIRVVKVPGERYEVWLPADQTEAILKQLHELAPFGTTQDWLLSEIQAGIPDLRLATQEAFIPQMTNLQALKGVSFNKGCYTGQEIVTRLQHRGKLTKPMYLAKVATDTTPEVGSNLHSSEKENVGTVLLAAPSGEQQITLLAVINKAQADEHTIHLNTPQGPTLEMQPLPYVLDPELFEAKR, encoded by the coding sequence ATGAGCGCATGGAACACATTGTCTGAAACCTTTGGTTTTACATTTGATCCTGAATCCAATGCTATTACGCACACCTCTGCAGCGGAGAGTCAAACACGCATTGTCCCTTTGGTACAACAGCGCGTCATCTCAGTTATAGGGCCTGATGCAGAAAAGTTCTTACAAGGACAGCTGACCTGCAACATGGCGGAAACAGTTCAGCTAGGTAGCCGCTTGGGTGCACATTGTAATATAAAAGGTAGCATGATCGCTCTGTATCGCGCTATTAGCGTAGAGGGTGGTTTTTGGTTACGACTACACCATGAATCGGCAGAAGCCGCTTTAAAGAACCTCAGGAAATATATTGTCTTTTCCAAAGCTGAAGCACTTGATGAAAGCAATAACATTCTCGGCTTAGGCTTGATTGGCCCCGGTGCAGCCTCCTTAGTCGAAAAAATTTGTGATTTAGTGCCCACTGAGACAGACAAAGTCGTTTCGGCAGGTCAGATTCGAGTCGTTAAAGTCCCAGGGGAGCGCTATGAGGTTTGGCTGCCAGCCGATCAGACTGAAGCCATACTTAAACAGCTCCATGAGCTAGCCCCTTTTGGCACAACACAAGACTGGCTACTTAGTGAAATCCAAGCCGGCATACCGGATCTACGCTTAGCTACTCAAGAAGCGTTTATTCCACAAATGACCAACCTTCAGGCACTGAAAGGCGTCAGCTTTAATAAAGGCTGTTACACGGGACAGGAAATAGTCACGCGACTGCAACATCGCGGTAAACTTACAAAACCCATGTATCTTGCCAAGGTAGCAACGGACACCACTCCCGAGGTAGGCAGCAACCTGCATAGCTCGGAAAAAGAGAATGTAGGTACAGTATTGTTAGCTGCCCCGAGCGGCGAGCAACAGATCACATTATTGGCTGTCATTAACAAAGCGCAGGCGGATGAACACACCATTCACCTTAATACCCCTCAAGGGCCTACTCTGGAGATGCAGCCGCTTCCTTACGTACTTGACCCTGAGTTATTTGAAGCAAAGCGGTAG